In Cryptomeria japonica chromosome 5, Sugi_1.0, whole genome shotgun sequence, the genomic window GGGCCTTAGTGTCACCCCCGATGAACTATCATTGGGATTAAAGTTACACTTATACCTATGAAACTAGATGGAGTTGATGCCTAGTACCTACACCTTGCATAATACCAAATGTTTATACACAACATAAATTTAACCATAAAACGCACATgtaggtgaaagagaatcacaacatcacaccctgcttatatataacataataaataacatcaatgttatccacatctaatgtaatcatgaaataaggGTTAGCACATGGCAATTCatcataattaataaatataaatccCTCACCTACTAGATAGTGATTAAACACTGGTTAACCAAACATAAACCCTAACATCATAATTAGTCCAGAGTAGAGAATCAAAATCATCGtagtaatcataatgaatccactaatatcaaATAGAATATCAATATAGAGAGTCAAACAAGAAAAAAAAGAATATCAAGGGTTTATAAAGAGTCCACCAGTATCTGATTTAACGCATCATAAAGGATGGATCATGGAAGGTAACTACAAATCATCTCTAGAAAGACAATAGTTTCAATTAAAGACAAATAGTCTATGTAAAGACAATATATCTTCAAGATTAATTATTATCTCTAGAGAGACAATAATTATTGTGTTCTATATTGTCTTTATACAAACAACATTAATATGTGTGTTCTACATTATATTTATAGAGACATTTTTTTAAGACAATAATTCGAGGCACTCACTtaaagacaatatttaagacaataTAAAAGTTTCATGTTGCCTAAAGTTAGGACAATTCACTCAAAATTTGTCTTAAAACACCCTCTATGTAGTAGTGAGGGATCCTTCATAGAGTGCTCTATATGATTGTTCTCATCATCTTCTAAAACATAAACTACTATGGGCTCTCGAGCTACATTGGAATCATGTAATTTGTTAGTTGGATTCAATGATTTTAGTCTATCTCCTTACAAATCCATCTTCTAAGAGCACTTCTTCGCAACTTTCATCTCTAGTTACCCAAATTCGGCAGATATCTTCTAGCTTTAGTTCTATCTCTTTTACTCATATTCCCCGTGAGTAGAATAGGGTTGCTGATTTGCTTGCTAAATGGGCATCAAATGCTCCTTGTGGTTGGCATGTTTTTTATTTGGATTCTCTATCAGTTGACAAAGCTTCTCAGCTATTTAGTCTTCTTCAGAATGATGCAGGGTGATGGTGTTCTTTCTTTGTTTCCTCTTGTTATCATGTTGATCATCTATTTGTGGTACAGGGTTGTTAGGAGGCCTCTATGGCTCCTTCATGTTTTTTGGATGATCATATCGACTATTATCTAGAATTCCCTTAGCATTATATATGACTTTTTGTACTTTTTATTCATAatatatttttaactttttttaaaaaaagaaaaggaaagaaaaagaaacaatACAAAGAATCCATAAAAATCTATTGACTATGGTATACAATATCATGATATGAAAAACCATTTCAAATAAAGTAGGTAGATATAAAATCACACCCCAGAAACCATAAGAACATATTGAGTGTGTTGTACATCATCATGAGATGAGACACCGTATACTGCGGCCACTGTAAAACCAAAGGTTAAAATAGAACCGTCTTCCATTCAAATTAGAAAGCTCCATATGTTCTTTATAGCTTACGGTCTTCACGTTTAGTTATTGGAACTTTCTGTGAAATAGTTCCATTTTTTACTTTGACAAACATGGGGCGCTGAGTCGCAAATGCTTCTATGGGTCAGTTTTAGCCTTTAGTGGGAATTTAAATATTCATGTTATTTACGTAGACTTTGAAAAACAGGCTGCTCTCAGTCATCGATGTTATCTTTTCTTGCTAGAAAGTAGAAGATAGTCTGCCATAAACAGCGTTTTGACAGGGTCATTCGATTGAGGCTCAGATTTCCTCTATAAATACAAAGCACAACTCCTCGAGTAGTACATATAGGCATTGTTCTCTATATCTACATTGAATTGTAACGCTATGAAGAATACTAGTGCTTTGAAATACTTAGGAATATTGCTTGTATGCCTCTTGTTTGTAAGGCCTTCTGTGGGTAGTTATTTTAGTGTATGGGCAGGTTCTGGTTGTAGTAACCAGGCTGCTACTTACAGTAACTGTGGGTGTACTAATGTAGCCAGCAATTTGCATGGAGGATATCAGTTTGTATACCAAGGACAAACTGCCGCTGCTTATAATGCTGCTAATTGTGATGGCGTAGCACATACTCGCTTTACTAGCAGTGTAAGCGGCTGCACCGCTTTTGGCTGGAACAGCTTCTTCATTCAGTGCTGATAATGGTGTCTTCTGTGTCTTTCTTCGTCTCTATTGTAGGATGAGTTGTGTTAGGATTTATATCTTGTCTTTATGATTTGTATCTGGGGTATTGTGTGAAATTAGGGTTAGAATGTATCTGGTGTGCTAGTTTGATAGTATGAATAAAGAGACGTTTTCTGTGTTTGGCTGTGTCTATTAATGGAGTTATATGACGATTTGTGACTGGTTTTTATGAATTGTATCTCCGTTAGTTTGTTTTATTTACTAAGGATTCGAATCTGGTATTTATTAGTGACAAGCACCATTACTCGTAAATCAAGTAAGACCTTTATATAACCTTTGTGATTGAAAGCATCTCTTTGTTAGATTCGCATAGAATTTGCATTTGTCCCTTATGATTGAGGGATAATTTTCGGGTTCAAATTGTGGAAAATTTATATCTCGAGAAGCGATTTACAACTCTAAAGGATCATCCAAAGAAACCTAGATTGTTATATTTGTAATGAATATTTATTCAATAAACTAACAATTCTAacataaaaaatctataaattgttctttcaatgattcaattgaaaagtaggataaaataaaatatttaatttgacatagtgtctagtttgattgaatttttattaaattgataatgagaAATATCTAGATTCATATGGTAGATCAAAGTAGGTTTACTTGTTAATGTGTTATTGCataaatcaaaattgacatgatgtATATTTTTATAAAATCACTAGAATAGATAAATTAGGTAGACATATTTCACTTTATAAACGATTTTTGGGTTGGCTATTGTTCTTTAACTAAACAACATGCTAAAATAATCTTGAGCACAATGATGAAGAAGCTTTCCAAGTTCAATTTATACAACCTCAAAATTGTCAACAGAAAAAAATTCGTGACAAAAAGTCTACATAGTCTATTTCAAACACATTCTCTTGTATTGATCATGTTCTCTAATTCTCTTAAAATAAAAACTTTTTCCATTTTAGTAACCCCTCTTCATAATTCATTCTTTTTTtctcattttcattttcttcttcacttGAAAAGGAAACTTCTAAGAGAAAGAATAGGAGAAATGATTATGGATTACAATTCTTTTAACTTTATGAAAGAACGATCAAATCCCTAAATTATTCTTTTCTAGGTACACCATTAATCTGAATAgactaaaattgaaattaaaatcatTACTAATTTTTACAAATGACCAAAAATATTTATGCATATTCTATTAGCTACTACAAAGAACCAAGTAATTTTCATCCCCTATTCCAAATAGTCTATCAATATATTGTTTgtatattttgttttaatttttaaaatataaatgttAAATCCTACTTAGAAACAATATTATTGAGAAATTATCTACCTTccattataaattataaaaaaaaatgtgaaaTGTCTCATGTGGAGAAGGCACATAGAGCTTTACGGTATAAAAATATTGGGATCATATTAGAAATTGGATTTCTTTATGTAAGAAAAAATATTAGTAAAGATGGAAATAAGAAAACCTTCTTAGAAGTTTAAAATACCATGTCTATTAAAAAGAATGCATTCAAAATGATAGAATCGTACAACAATAACTTTCATGTTATATGGGTAGAATAACTTAAGAATAGACCGATAATGACTGTAGAGCTTATAGAATAGCTCCAACCACTGTCCCCACTGTTAGTCGTTTTTGAAGCCAGAATGGATTAAGCCTAATAAAAGTAATAATTGATTCACTTGGCTCACTATCAACGTACTCTTCATCCATCTCCAACTGCTTTAGCACCTGACGTGCCAACGAGGGACCAACATAATATGTTACAGTATAGATTGTCAGAACGTCTTTTAGGCCATACCAAGACAGCTTGTGAGAGTAAGCGTTTGCCACTGTAACATCTCCAGCAAGTGTTGCATATATAATCTGTGCAACAATATCCTTGTTGCTAAATCGTACTACAAATCTGTACTTGGGCGTACTATACTTGTTCTTGTGCTAATTTATCAAGAGGACTCCCACTCTGTAATCAGTCTTCCCCTCATGCATGCGTCTGAAATTGACCTGGTACCCCTTGAAATAGGCCTTGAAAAGCCTAGTTATGTGTTGAGCAAacagaataggggaatcatctctGTTTACAATTCCGTTAAGAGAAGACTTTGTATCAGTGTGAGTAACGAGAGGAACACATCAATTAAGGTTTTTACGGTTTGTTATGTCACTTGATCCCCACTTGCGGAAGTACTCTGTTTCGTATCTGCAAACACCCTTGGCATCCATCTTTtgacacattttttaattttttctcacTTTTACCCTTCCCAATGTCTTTGACTCCCCATTTTTCCTGCTCCACGTGGGTAATTAATGGTTTCTTCTTTTTATCGAGTAATTATTCTGTTTTCTCAAGCAGTGCCTCGGCTTCTTTGTTCTACTTCTTCTGGTATATAGACAGAGTATACAATTTCCTCTTCAAATCCATAAATCGCTTTGTACTCATACGATTGGAAGCCCTGTATTTCTCAATTTCTTGCTGAAGCATGAGAATCCATTCTCTTATCAATACTCTCCCACAGAACATCGGCCTCCTTATCATCTTCATCATATTCACCTGACGCAAAATTCCCACATTGTTACCATCAAATTCATCGAACTTCTGGTTCTCATCATTGGCTTTTATTTGATTCTAACATGCTAAGGAATTCCTCAATGCTAAGGTTTTTAGATTGCTCTAAAAACCTGTTTTGGGCAGCTAAGGCCTCACACAATGAGAGAGATTGTGTAAGCAATGAAAGAGTCGACGTGGGATGAACATTTCACACTTGAGGACCACTCTCTACTATACATAAGGTGCCTAATTTTCTTCCCTAAGTAATTACCATGGCCGTTTCATTACTTTGCATCTATTGAATTCAAAAGTAACTTCCCATTCTTGAGAATCCAATTGTCTAGCTAAAATCAAGTTTTGTTTGAGCCCGAGAACATATATAACATTCCTTACCAGTCAACTATTTCCATTTTTCAGTTTTAACAAAATATCCTCTTTGGTAACAATATCACAAGATTTATTGTTACCAAGAAAAATCTTGCCGATGTCACCAATTTGCAGATATTTGAAATACTCTTTGCATGGAGTGGCATGAAATGGAAGCTTCGAATCAAGCACCCAAACATTGGTTGTGATTTCTTCACAGGTTAGAATAAGAACACCATCATCTTCTTTGTAAACTACAATGGCTTCATCTTCTTTTGGATGATTTAATATTTTCTTATAATAAATCAACAATTCTTTTTTCGATGTGGTCTCTGgattttgatcttcctttgtttTCCCATGACATATTAGACTCTTCcctcattcttttgatcttcctttgtcatcaaCATTCAAAACATTACATGATGTTAGAGTCTCACTTGAGTTCTTCCTTCACATTTCTTTGCTTGAAATTGCaccaacaaaatcatcaaatttCAATGCATTTGAATGAGAAACAAAGTTACTACTTGCCATAAATAACCTATTCTAACTTTCTCGCAAAGTGGAGAAACTTAAGAGAGCTTGAACTTCTTCGTCAAAACTTATTTTATAAAAGGAAAAACTGACTAGTAATTAAttgtattaaaattatttaaatgttctGCTACAGAACCATCTTAAaccattttcatattaaacaaCCGTTTTATTAGAAATTCCTTAATTGATGCTatgggtttctcatacaacttatcTAAAATATGCATCAAATCAATAGTTGTTATTGCTTTAGATATGTtaaatactacaaatgaagatgaGCACAAATGAATCACTCCCAGAGCTTTTCTATCTagaatatcccaatcttcatctaGCATAGCTGTTGGTTTCTTTACTTTACCATGTAGTGGCCGCCATAaatatttatggtaaaaatagTACTCCATCTACATTTTGCATAATTGATAATTGTGGCCATTGAATCTTTGAACCTTTCACCATCAATTGATATTGCTCCCACTCAAAATCGAATATCTCCTACTGAATAATTAAACACAACCAAGTCTAATGCCAATTGTTAAATAATAAAGAGAAGATTAAAGAAATAAAGAACAAAATTAGAGattcaaaaaataaacaaaatacaacACTAGATATATAGTGGTTCACCAATATGGCTACATCCATTCTCAAGAAGGACAATATATTATTCACAGTTTCTCAAATTACATAATACACCATCTACACTCATTCTTACATACAAATGTTTAAGTCTTCAAATATGAAGAGACATGGAGAAGAAGAAAGGAATGGTCATTATCATTGGACTTCACATCATCAACAAAGATGTCTTTTAGTAATTCGATCTATTATTGGTGAATATAGATACCAATGGATTTTTCAATTGAAGGTACCACAAATTTAATATTTCTTATGTTAGCATTAAAGAGGGGTGTTAGAAAATAGTGTTTAATGTAGATTATCAATGAATAATATAAAGATTAGTTGTTAGATGGTTATGGGTAGTTATAGGTTGGAAGGATTTATAAATTCTTACTATGTTATAGTTCATTGATTTTTATGAATGAAGAATTGTTTTTAGATCTGAGCTTATCTCGATTTACCAACACCTACCATCTAAATGATGGTGTTTTAGTGGTGTGTAGGTTTTTTCTTATTGAAAAATATTAGGAAAAAAATTATTCTATGGTGGTGTATGAATGTGATCAAGAAAAAATTAAGGAGATGAAAATGACAATTGATAACTAAATTTAAAGATTGATAGAAAGGTTTAATGGATATACCCTCAACCAAGAGGAATAGGGAACGAAAAATTTTAAGAGACGAATGATGGGTGATTTTGTTAAGGATAAGAGGGAAATAAAGATAAGAAGAGTGATGAAGATCAATTAATGTAGTTATGGATGGAGGATATCAATATATAATATTGAGTAAGAGGTCAATAATGATTTTTGAAACACACCTAAAACAAAAGGAAAATCTAATCTTTTTAGCAAGGATAGAATAGTGGAAGAGTGCTATTAGAAGCAATAATG contains:
- the LOC131067332 gene encoding antimicrobial peptide 1-like, which codes for MKNTSALKYLGILLVCLLFVRPSVGSYFSVWAGSGCSNQAATYSNCGCTNVASNLHGGYQFVYQGQTAAAYNAANCDGVAHTRFTSSVSGCTAFGWNSFFIQC